The DNA segment TTATTTACTTAGCGGCGTTTTCACCGGCGATACGACCAAACACAACAATGTCTGTAATCGCATTACCACCTAAACGATTGGTACCATGAACACCACCAGCCACCTCACCGGCTGCGAATAAGTGTTGAATTGCTTTTCCATCTTTATTTAAAACTTCTGCCTTTGAGTTAATCTTCACGCCACCCATTGTATGATGCGTGGCCGGGGCTACTTTTTGAATGTAGAAAGGTCCTTGCAAAATCGTACGTAATTTTCCCCCACGTTGTTGTTCCGGGTCACTACCTGCCTTCACATAGCCATTGTACGCCTCTAATGTTTTCTTTAATGTTGTGACATCAATCTTTGTCTTTTCAGCTAATTCTTCAATGCTGTTCGCTTCAAATAACAAAGCGGATTTCTTTAAGTTTTCAAATTCATTCTTGTGCATTTTGGTCATGTGACCATTCTTTTCGACTTCTTGACCCCATAATAGATAAGCATACTTACCCGGTTGAGCTAAGATAGCGTTGGAAATAACATCACGACGTCCCATATCATTCACAAATCGCTTACCTTCTTGGTTCACTAAGATACCACCATCAAAGCGAGCATTTGCGACATAAGAAATAATACCCGTTTGTGGATTGCAAGTTGGATAAACTTGAATTTGTTTCATATCCACTAAAGCGGCACCAATATCTTTCGCCATATTGATACCGTCACCGGAACTGGCTGAAATACAAGTTGTCTTGTACTTTTCATCGTAAGCTGGATTGTATTCTTTACGCATTGCAATATTTGAACCAAAACCACCAGAAGCTAAAACAACCGCTTTCTTCGCTATGAATCTCACTTCTTTACCGGCATTTTCAGCAATCACAGCAGTAATAACTCCCTTATCGTCCACCATCAACTTCTTAGCACCGGTGTTTTTGAAAATATCAACACCCTTATCCATCGCTAATTTTTCTAATTTAGACATCATTTCATAACCGGAATTACCAACTGGAATAACAGCACGAGCCACTGAATGACCACCAAATTGTTGCACACGGTCTTGGATGAAGTTCATTTTCACATCCTTTACCAACCATTGATAAGCATCTAAAGCCTTTGAAGACAACGTATCGACTAATTCTGGATTTCCTACATTATCACCACCTTTTAATGTGTCTTTCTTATAAAGTTCAACCGAATCAGTAATGCCCTTCTTTTTTTGTAAATCGGTACCCGGCACATTGATTCCACCACCGGATACTAACGTGTTACCACCAACTTGACTTGTTTTCTCTAAAACTAAAACTTTAGCCCCCTTAGCTCTTGCTTGAATAGCGGCGGTTAAACCGGCCCCACCAGCACCAATAACCACCACATCGTATTGGTATTCTTTTTCACTTAAAACTTGGTTAATGCTTTCTTTCGGCATTCCATCCACTGATTCTTTCGTTAAACCGGCTTCTTTTAACGCATCCTTTAAGGCTCTTAACGTTGCTGCAGAACTAATCGTTGCACCAGTTGCTGTATCCAGATTTAAAGTTTGTTTCGCAATAACTTTATTCTTGATTTTTTCAATCGCTAAACTGCCAATCCCTTTTGTTTCAACATTCTTCGTTGCATCAATGTCCTTAATCTTTCCAAGAGCGACAGTTACCTTGACTTCTAATGGTCCATTATGACCCGTTGTACTGGCGGTGTAAGTGCCATCTTTTAGACTAGTCATTTTCTTTTGTGAACAACCGGCAACAGCCAAAGCTAATGTACAAGCAAGTGTTAAATTTAACACAGTCTTTCTAAACATCTTTTCTCCTCCTATTTTTATCTACTTCCATTATAGAAAAGACAAGGTTTAGGGTATTTATAATATCTTGATAAAATTTATAAATTTTCATAAAAAAACAGCATTCTTTCTTTAGCTAAGAAAACATCTTTATGATTGATTAGAATAAAAAAGATAGATTCCTAATCTATCTTTCCTGAATTCACGATTTAATCCCCTTAGACAACTAATCAATACCTAGTAAATCTTTTACTTTCGTAGCAATCGATTGTACTTGAACACCATAGATAATTTGGAAATTATTCTTGGCTTGAACCACCCCTAAAGCATGGAGTTCATTTTCCCAAATAGCACGGTCAAGGACTTTATCTGCGTCTTTAACTTCAACACGGAGTCGGGTTGCACAGTTTGTAACTGAGATGATGTTATTGTAGCCACCAAGTGCTTCAATTATTTTTTCTTCGAGGGTTAATTCTTTTCCTTCTACCTCGCGTACGGCTTGAATTTTTTGGTATTCTTTTTTAGAGATTAACTCCGCATCAGAACTTTTACGTCCCGGTGTATTCAGATTTAATTTTTGAATTGCGACTTTGAATACATAGTAGTAAACAGCAAAGGTTAATGGCAATAAGAAGATTAAACTCATCGCATGAACCTTATGTGGTTGGAATAGGTTTGGTATCATAAATAGCAATGCATTACCTACAATAGATATTTTGAACACCTCTGCAATCACATAAGCTAAACCACATAATGGTGCGTAGATGAAGAAATACAATTGCGGTGCCAAGAATAAAAATGTATATTCAATTGGTTCTGATATACCAACAAGAGCTAATGTCATAACCGCCGGTACAAGCAGTGCTGCAACTTTCTTTCTATTTTCCGGTTTTGCAAGTTTGTACATAGCATAAGCCGCCCCCGGCAAACCAGCCAATTGGAATAGGATTCTTCCTGAGGTAAAGTTTCTTATAAGATACCCGGTTGCTCCGGCACTGGCCGCTTGGGCATTCATGATGTTTTTAATTCCTTCATAGACCACTCCATCAACTTTCATCACGCCACCGACTGCTGAATATTCAATCGGGAAGGCAATAAGGTGATGTAAACCAAATGGTAATAACATTTTATCAACCGTACCAAAGACAAAAGTTCCAAATAAGCCGGATTTACCAATAAAATGAGTAATACTTGCAAGCCCTTTTGCGATAAACGGCCAAAGATAGTAGGTTCCTATCGCAAGGGGTATGGAGGCAAG comes from the Bulleidia sp. zg-1006 genome and includes:
- a CDS encoding flavocytochrome c, with the translated sequence MFRKTVLNLTLACTLALAVAGCSQKKMTSLKDGTYTASTTGHNGPLEVKVTVALGKIKDIDATKNVETKGIGSLAIEKIKNKVIAKQTLNLDTATGATISSAATLRALKDALKEAGLTKESVDGMPKESINQVLSEKEYQYDVVVIGAGGAGLTAAIQARAKGAKVLVLEKTSQVGGNTLVSGGGINVPGTDLQKKKGITDSVELYKKDTLKGGDNVGNPELVDTLSSKALDAYQWLVKDVKMNFIQDRVQQFGGHSVARAVIPVGNSGYEMMSKLEKLAMDKGVDIFKNTGAKKLMVDDKGVITAVIAENAGKEVRFIAKKAVVLASGGFGSNIAMRKEYNPAYDEKYKTTCISASSGDGINMAKDIGAALVDMKQIQVYPTCNPQTGIISYVANARFDGGILVNQEGKRFVNDMGRRDVISNAILAQPGKYAYLLWGQEVEKNGHMTKMHKNEFENLKKSALLFEANSIEELAEKTKIDVTTLKKTLEAYNGYVKAGSDPEQQRGGKLRTILQGPFYIQKVAPATHHTMGGVKINSKAEVLNKDGKAIQHLFAAGEVAGGVHGTNRLGGNAITDIVVFGRIAGENAAK
- a CDS encoding PTS transporter subunit EIIC gives rise to the protein MKRLQAKLQTFSGAMMVPIILLVLVGFFVGIGSAFTNYIFTKGTVLHGLFSLITSLGFMFMNNLPVWFAIAIAFTLAKKEKGWAAFAGIVLYLSYMTGIKNFAALQGWTAETTSIKALLSQGYTELEAMNFNNLWGTSLGIFTYNMGIFSGIVTGLVTAKIHNRFVDTELPTMLGFFAGTKTVIIMVVLASIPLAIGTYYLWPFIAKGLASITHFIGKSGLFGTFVFGTVDKMLLPFGLHHLIAFPIEYSAVGGVMKVDGVVYEGIKNIMNAQAASAGATGYLIRNFTSGRILFQLAGLPGAAYAMYKLAKPENRKKVAALLVPAVMTLALVGISEPIEYTFLFLAPQLYFFIYAPLCGLAYVIAEVFKISIVGNALLFMIPNLFQPHKVHAMSLIFLLPLTFAVYYYVFKVAIQKLNLNTPGRKSSDAELISKKEYQKIQAVREVEGKELTLEEKIIEALGGYNNIISVTNCATRLRVEVKDADKVLDRAIWENELHALGVVQAKNNFQIIYGVQVQSIATKVKDLLGID